Proteins from one Nitrospiria bacterium genomic window:
- the nadB gene encoding L-aspartate oxidase, with protein MDFMFCHSLVIGGGIAGLRAAIELSRFGDVVIVNKGAPLEGSSGQAQGGVAVAIQDPKDIEIHFQDTLRAGKGLCREEAVRVLVEEGPQRIQELISWGACFDRIGEEFAFAKEGAHQKGRILRAKGDSTGEEMMVTLLNHVKKFPLISRMDNMFSMDLIIHDGRCIGATLLNQETQRQQIIFSRITVLATGGVGQLYWRTTNPGVATGDGMAMAARGGALLEDMEFVQFHPTSLLLPGAPPFLLSEAMRGEGAILRNQEGAPFMKKFHPDAEMAPRDVVARAIWQEMQNSGTPCVFLDVTHLSKDFIKGRFPKIYQTCLSYGLDIVEQMIPVAPSMHFMMGGMKVSVDGSSSVEGLFGAGEVACVGVHGANRLASNSLLEGLVFGKKVGDFAGQASENLALPAKDQLKKIQKTLLSGGEVNEISNAEISSIRKDLQQTMWEGIGIVRDQKGIERTLSFIQKWEWILKGTYQNQPKLELKNLLLLGKCISTASLLREESVGAHSRKDSNPQNPLKEKHLSLRWVQSNCTVEVLIS; from the coding sequence ATGGATTTCATGTTTTGTCATAGCCTGGTTATCGGAGGAGGAATCGCTGGATTGCGGGCCGCCATTGAGTTGAGCCGGTTCGGCGATGTGGTGATTGTCAACAAAGGCGCTCCTTTAGAGGGTAGCTCGGGACAGGCTCAAGGGGGTGTTGCTGTGGCCATTCAGGACCCCAAAGATATTGAAATTCACTTTCAAGATACATTGAGGGCTGGGAAAGGTTTGTGTCGAGAAGAGGCAGTTCGGGTACTGGTGGAGGAAGGCCCCCAGAGAATTCAAGAGCTGATTTCCTGGGGGGCATGTTTTGACCGTATCGGGGAGGAGTTTGCGTTTGCCAAGGAAGGCGCCCACCAAAAGGGTCGAATCCTTCGTGCCAAAGGGGATTCTACTGGGGAAGAAATGATGGTGACCCTTTTAAACCACGTTAAAAAATTCCCGCTTATTTCCCGAATGGACAATATGTTTAGCATGGATTTAATTATTCATGACGGAAGATGCATTGGTGCAACCCTTTTGAACCAAGAAACCCAAAGACAACAAATCATTTTTTCTCGTATCACTGTGCTGGCTACCGGTGGAGTGGGACAGCTTTATTGGAGAACCACCAACCCCGGCGTGGCCACAGGGGATGGGATGGCCATGGCTGCCAGAGGGGGGGCTCTTTTAGAGGACATGGAGTTTGTGCAATTTCATCCCACTTCTCTTTTGCTTCCTGGAGCCCCTCCTTTTCTTTTGTCTGAGGCCATGCGTGGTGAGGGGGCCATTCTTAGAAATCAAGAAGGGGCCCCTTTTATGAAGAAGTTTCACCCCGATGCAGAGATGGCCCCAAGAGATGTGGTGGCCCGTGCCATTTGGCAAGAAATGCAGAATTCCGGAACCCCCTGTGTATTTTTGGATGTTACCCATCTTTCCAAGGATTTTATAAAAGGCCGTTTCCCAAAAATTTATCAGACCTGTCTCTCCTATGGGTTGGATATCGTTGAGCAAATGATTCCAGTGGCTCCTAGCATGCATTTCATGATGGGGGGAATGAAGGTTTCTGTGGATGGGTCTTCTTCAGTAGAGGGTCTTTTTGGGGCGGGGGAGGTTGCTTGTGTTGGCGTTCACGGCGCCAATCGTTTAGCCAGCAATTCCCTTCTTGAAGGGTTGGTGTTTGGAAAAAAAGTGGGAGACTTCGCGGGCCAGGCTTCGGAGAATTTGGCCCTTCCTGCCAAGGATCAATTGAAAAAAATCCAAAAAACCCTGCTATCGGGAGGAGAAGTCAATGAGATTTCAAATGCTGAAATTTCTTCCATCCGAAAAGATTTGCAGCAGACCATGTGGGAAGGCATTGGAATCGTCAGAGATCAGAAAGGAATTGAGCGAACCTTATCTTTCATCCAAAAGTGGGAATGGATCTTAAAAGGAACCTATCAAAATCAGCCCAAGCTTGAACTAAAAAATCTTCTTCTCTTGGGGAAATGTATATCAACGGCTTCTCTCTTGAGGGAAGAGAGCGTGGGGGCGCACTCCCGGAAGGATTCTAACCCTCAAAACCCATTAAAAGAAAAACATCTTTCCCTTCGTTGGGTTCAGTCAAATTGTACAGTGGAAGTCCTCATTTCCTGA
- a CDS encoding lytic transglycosylase domain-containing protein — protein sequence MQKTLIILMFSILWMVGEALTLSPKTFPGEIFQYIDDQGVIHFTNVPTDPRFRPQLIPKLPNFPPVRYGYFDFHNTIHSVARREGIDPLLIRAVIKVESNFNPYAISKKGARGLMQLMPPTASSLAVQNPFDPIENITGGVRYLKYLLNRFENNLILSLAAYNAGEKAVERHKTIPPYKETKHYVAKVLGLYKQYIQEERIKTTTRIFTSKGNLQFHHPPNAHQEMRTSTVQFD from the coding sequence ATGCAAAAAACATTGATTATATTAATGTTTTCTATTTTATGGATGGTGGGGGAAGCCCTGACCTTATCCCCAAAGACTTTTCCAGGAGAAATTTTTCAATATATAGATGATCAAGGAGTGATTCATTTCACAAACGTTCCAACCGATCCCCGATTTAGACCCCAATTAATTCCTAAACTTCCCAATTTTCCCCCTGTCCGCTATGGTTATTTTGACTTTCACAATACCATTCATTCTGTGGCCCGCAGGGAAGGAATCGACCCCCTTTTAATTCGGGCGGTGATCAAAGTGGAATCCAACTTCAATCCATATGCAATATCTAAAAAAGGGGCACGGGGGTTAATGCAGTTAATGCCTCCAACCGCATCTTCCCTTGCCGTTCAAAATCCATTTGATCCCATTGAAAATATTACAGGAGGGGTTCGGTACCTAAAATACCTTCTCAACCGATTCGAAAATAACCTGATTCTTTCTCTTGCCGCCTACAATGCGGGGGAAAAAGCAGTGGAAAGGCACAAAACGATTCCACCCTACAAAGAAACAAAGCATTATGTGGCCAAGGTCCTTGGGCTATATAAACAATATATCCAGGAAGAAAGGATCAAAACCACGACCCGGATTTTTACATCCAAGGGAAATCTTCAATTTCATCATCCTCCCAATGCTCATCAGGAAATGAGGACTTCCACTGTACAATTTGACTGA